Genomic window (Streptomyces liliiviolaceus):
CAGCGTGTTGATGGCCCGTGCCAGGAAACGCCGCAGCTCACGGTCCTCCGCGACCTCCACCGGATTGTCGGCCGCGGTGTCCTCAAGGGTGTCCATCAGGCTCAGCCGGTTGCCGCCCTCACCGCCGACATGCAGCAGCTCTTCCAGGGCCACGACGTTGGCCAGCGACAACTGGCCGAACACCGCGTGCAGTTCGTCGACCGCGATCCCCATCTCGGCGGCCACCTCGCACTCCGACGGCGTACGCCGCAGCCGCGCCTCCAGCGTCGCGTAGGCCCGCTCGACATTGCGCGCCTTCTGCCGCACGGACCGGGGGATCCAGTCCAGTGCCCGCAGTTCGTCGATCATCGCGCCCCGGATCCGCGTGATCGCGTACGTCTCGAACTTGATCTCCCGCTCGATGTCGAACTTCTCGATGGCGTCGATCAGCCCGAACACGCCCGACGAGACGAAGTCCGCCTGCTCCACGTTGGGGGGCAGACCCACGCTCACCCGGCCTGCCACGTACTTCACCAGCGGCGAGTAGTGCAGGATCAGCTGCTCGCGCAGCCGCCCGTCGCCCGTGGTCTTGTACGACCTCCACAGCTCGTCGAGCGTCGAGGGGGCGGGCGGCCGCACGCCGCCGTCACGGGCGGCGGGGGGAACCGCCGCCCGGTCGGACCCGGAGGTGTGCTGGGGCATGCGTCGCCTTGTGCCGTTCTGCAGTGAACTGTGAGTGACTGCGTGAGCTGTCGGTCTGATGTCGAGTTGCCTGTCTGAGTCGGAATCCATGTGAGCGTAGCGTGACTGGAGAGTCGCAGTGTGCGAACAGTGCTGGACTCACCGTGCGCAGATACGTTCCGTCGGCCGTCCGGCACAGGTGTGGCCGTCGCCGTGCGTGACCTCTGCAGAGCGTCAACTACGGGAAAACCCAGGGGCTTCGGGGTGTAGCCCGGACGGCCGAACACTCTCGGTCAGCGTCACCTCCGATCCGTGCCGATGGACAGAGCGGCCTGGCGTGTCAACTTCCAGCCGTCGCCGTGTCGTTCGACGAAGCCAAGTGAGCGGAGTTCGTACAGTCTCGCGACCGCGTCGTCCTCCGTGGTCCCGGCGTGCCTGGCGATGTCCTGCCGCGACGCCGTCTCCCGGGCCGGCAGCGCGGCCAGCACCCGGGCGGCGTCCGGGTCCAGGAGGTCGCGCGGCAGCACCGGTCCGCGCCGGGCCGGGGCCAGCTCGCCCATGTCCCCGATCAGCTCGGCCACTTCCGCGGCGTCGGTGACCAGCACCGCGTCCCCGCGCAGGAGTTCGTGCACGCCCGCCGAGAGACCGCTGGTGGCCGGCCCCGGTACTCCCATCGTGAATCTGCCCAGCCGCTGGGCGGCCCGGGCGGTCGCCAACGCACCGCTGCGGTACGCCGCCTCGACGACCACCGTGCCGCGCGTCAGCGCCGCGATGACCCGGTTCCGCAGGATGAACCTGCTCGGGGTCGGATGATCGCCGGGCGGCAACTCCCCGACCACCAGACCCTGTTCGGCGATCCTGGTGATCAACTGCGTGTGACCGCGCGGATAGGGCCGGTCGACCCCGCAGGCGAGTACGGCGACGGTGGCGCCGCCCGCCCCGAGAGCGCCCCTGTGCGTCGCGCCGTCCACGCCGTAGGCGCCTCCCGACACCACGACCCACCCCCGCTCCGCGAGCCCCGCACCGAGCGCCGACGCCATGTGGGCGCCGTACTCGGTGCAGGCCCGTGCCCCCACGACGGCGACGGAGCGCAGCGCCCATATCCGCAGGTTGGGCAGCCCCCGCACCCAGAGTCCGACGGGCCTGGCATCCCCCAGGTCGTCGAGCTGCGCGGGCCACTCGGGATCGCCGGGGCACACGAACCGTGTCCCGCTGTCCCGCGCCACCGCGAGGTCGCGCTCCGGGTCCGCCCGCTCGGCCCGGGCCCGCAGGCCCGCCCATCGCACGTCCGTCACACCGGGCAGCCGCTGTCCGCCCCCGGTGAGGCGCCGGACCACCTCCCCCGTTCCGCACTCACGGAGCCATCGCCCGCAGACCTCGTCCCCCGGTTCGACGACCCGTGCGAGGAAAGCCCGGTGGAGCCGCTCCCCGTCCCCGCTCGCTCCGCCCACCGGGAAGCACTGGTTCACCGGGAGGCCCCAATCGCCATCGGCACCCCCCGGGGGACCCCGGTGCGCAGTTGCAGCGCGAGGGTCACGTCCGCCACTCCCGGCCGGTCGTGGCCGGCGAGATCCGCGACGGTCCAGGCGACCCGCAGGACCCGGTCGAGCCCCCGGGCGGTGAGCACACCGCGCTCCAAGCTGCGCTCGGCGTCGTCCATGGCGCCCGGGGACGCGTACCACCGGCTGCGGAGCTCGCGGCCAGGTACCTCGCTGTTCGTGCGCCAGGGGGTGTCCGTCAGGCGCGCGGCGGCCCTCGCCCTGGCCTCCCGGACCCGGTCGGCGACCGTCTGGGTGCTCTCGCCCCGCGCGCCCCGCTCCGTCAGCTGGGCGCGGGTGACGCGGTCCACCTCCACCCTCAGGTCGACGCGGTCGAGCAGCGGTCCGGAGAGGCGGGCCTGGTAGCGGCGGATCGTGGAGGGCGAGCACTCGCACAGGGTGTCCCGCTGGGAGAAGCGGCCGCAGGGGCAGGGGTTGGCGGCGAGGACCATCAGGAACCGTGCCGGGAAGCGCACGACACCCGCACTGCGCGCGATCACCACATGCCCGGACTCCAGGGGCTGGCGCAGTGCGTCGAGGGCCCGGCTGCTGAACTCGGGTGTCTCGTCCAGAAAAAGCACTCCTCTGTGAGCGAGCGACACCGCACCCGGCCGTGCCACCCCCTGGCCGCCGCCGACCAGCGCCTGCATGGTCGCCGAGTGGTGCGGGGCGCAGTAGGGGGCGACGTCGACCAGGGGTTTGCCCGGTGGCAGCAGGCCCGCGACCGAGTGGACGGCCGTGACCTCCAGGGACTCGCTCCGGCCGAGCCGCGGCAGGATGGCGGGCAGCCGCTCGGCGAGCATGGTCTTGCCCGCTCCCGGCGGCCCTTCCAGGAACAGATGGTGGCCACCGGCCGCGGCGACCTCCACCGCGGTCCGTGCCGAGAGCTGGCCCACGACGTCGGCGAGGTCGTGTTCGTGGTCGTGGTGCGCGGCGCCCATGCTGTGCATTCCGGTGGCCGCGCCCGTGCCCGGCATGCGCAGGCCGGCGAGCGGATCGGTCCGGCCCGGCTCGTCCGGATCCTCGTCGGGCACCGGTTCGTCCGTGAGGACCGCGATGAGCTGGCGGAGGCTGCGCACGCCGAGCACGGACACACCGGGTACCAGGGAGGCCTCGGCGGCCGCGCTCTCCGGCACCACCACCTGTTCGTATCCCGCCTCGGCGGCGGCCAGCACGGCCGGCAGCACCCCTCGTACTGGCCGGACCCGGCCGTCCAGGCCCAGCTCCCCGATCATCACGATGTCGGCGAGCACGCGGGGATCGATGCGCTCCGAGGCACCGAGGGCCGCGCAGGCGATGGCGAGGTCGAAACCGCTGCCGCCCTTGGGCACCGAGGCCGGGCTGAGGCCCACGGTGAGCTTCTTCTGCGGCCACTCGCCGCCGGAGTTGACCACGGCCGCCCTGACGCGGTCCTTGCTCTCCGTCAGGCTCTTGTCGGGCAGTCCCACCAGGGTGAACGCCGCCACGCCCGGCTCCAGGTCCGCCTGGACCTCGACGACGACACCGTCCACGCCCACGAGGGCCACCGAGCACGTACGCGCGAAGCCCATCAGGCCGCCCCTCGCACGTGCTCCACGACGGGGGCGCCGCGGTCGGGCAGCAGGACACCCACGACGT
Coding sequences:
- the whiG gene encoding RNA polymerase sigma factor WhiG, with translation MPQHTSGSDRAAVPPAARDGGVRPPAPSTLDELWRSYKTTGDGRLREQLILHYSPLVKYVAGRVSVGLPPNVEQADFVSSGVFGLIDAIEKFDIEREIKFETYAITRIRGAMIDELRALDWIPRSVRQKARNVERAYATLEARLRRTPSECEVAAEMGIAVDELHAVFGQLSLANVVALEELLHVGGEGGNRLSLMDTLEDTAADNPVEVAEDRELRRFLARAINTLPEREKTVVTLYYYEGLTLAEIGNVLGVTESRVSQIHTKSVLQLRAKLASFGR
- the dprA gene encoding DNA-processing protein DprA; its protein translation is MNQCFPVGGASGDGERLHRAFLARVVEPGDEVCGRWLRECGTGEVVRRLTGGGQRLPGVTDVRWAGLRARAERADPERDLAVARDSGTRFVCPGDPEWPAQLDDLGDARPVGLWVRGLPNLRIWALRSVAVVGARACTEYGAHMASALGAGLAERGWVVVSGGAYGVDGATHRGALGAGGATVAVLACGVDRPYPRGHTQLITRIAEQGLVVGELPPGDHPTPSRFILRNRVIAALTRGTVVVEAAYRSGALATARAAQRLGRFTMGVPGPATSGLSAGVHELLRGDAVLVTDAAEVAELIGDMGELAPARRGPVLPRDLLDPDAARVLAALPARETASRQDIARHAGTTEDDAVARLYELRSLGFVERHGDGWKLTRQAALSIGTDRR
- a CDS encoding YifB family Mg chelatase-like AAA ATPase, with product MGFARTCSVALVGVDGVVVEVQADLEPGVAAFTLVGLPDKSLTESKDRVRAAVVNSGGEWPQKKLTVGLSPASVPKGGSGFDLAIACAALGASERIDPRVLADIVMIGELGLDGRVRPVRGVLPAVLAAAEAGYEQVVVPESAAAEASLVPGVSVLGVRSLRQLIAVLTDEPVPDEDPDEPGRTDPLAGLRMPGTGAATGMHSMGAAHHDHEHDLADVVGQLSARTAVEVAAAGGHHLFLEGPPGAGKTMLAERLPAILPRLGRSESLEVTAVHSVAGLLPPGKPLVDVAPYCAPHHSATMQALVGGGQGVARPGAVSLAHRGVLFLDETPEFSSRALDALRQPLESGHVVIARSAGVVRFPARFLMVLAANPCPCGRFSQRDTLCECSPSTIRRYQARLSGPLLDRVDLRVEVDRVTRAQLTERGARGESTQTVADRVREARARAAARLTDTPWRTNSEVPGRELRSRWYASPGAMDDAERSLERGVLTARGLDRVLRVAWTVADLAGHDRPGVADVTLALQLRTGVPRGVPMAIGASR